In a single window of the Saccharothrix australiensis genome:
- the mptB gene encoding polyprenol phosphomannose-dependent alpha 1,6 mannosyltransferase MptB, with protein sequence MTAGVNAGGERAGVLAERPGAWKAVVRQVPLRVMRPGVIGALLIAIGGVGAGAVVHRDPFLSGTFLSVVRYGHGRDLATAVLFAGLALMVVSWVRLGRMVRAGEIGGRGVALAAAAWTAPLLIAPPLYSRDVYSYLAQGAVALRGFDPYTTGASALTLPLGGNVASLWQDTPSPYGPLFLLLAKSVVAVIGDNVIIGVVLMRLAVLCGLVLLVRALPGLTRHLGGRASVALWLTAANPLVIAVGIGGAHNDILMVGLMAVGLLMVLDGKHVRGFAVIALAAAVKATAVLLIPFLVWVWVARLSGPARQRFVKACAVGGATFVGVFGLSTLAAGVDLGWIDVLRSQTPLLTWMSLPCAVAELAYHSIGRHFGGAEYEGFLGFFRSAGVYVLAVVLVRQWWMARAGGVEAVRRAAIALLAATVLAPSVLPWYFTWALAVAAAFAWKDRWLAVVAGVSVWMVLVTLPDGTIVARWHYGSMNPVLWWSYLAVTVLIGVWVGMSLLQRVPGQAVAPPAPEPSVAAKPSVADAAEDVVDTALDPTLDPALNAALDAVEESEVAGRRQDRAAARTEPGPKGDDGA encoded by the coding sequence GTGACCGCCGGGGTGAACGCGGGTGGCGAACGGGCGGGCGTCCTCGCGGAGCGTCCTGGCGCGTGGAAGGCGGTGGTCCGGCAGGTCCCGCTGCGCGTGATGAGACCGGGTGTGATCGGCGCGCTGCTGATCGCGATCGGTGGCGTCGGCGCCGGGGCGGTCGTCCACCGCGACCCGTTCCTGAGCGGCACCTTCCTGAGCGTGGTGCGCTACGGCCACGGCCGTGACCTCGCGACCGCGGTCCTGTTCGCCGGACTGGCGCTCATGGTGGTCTCGTGGGTCCGGCTCGGGCGGATGGTGCGCGCCGGCGAGATCGGCGGGCGCGGCGTGGCGCTGGCCGCCGCGGCCTGGACCGCGCCGCTGCTCATCGCGCCGCCGCTGTACAGCCGGGACGTCTACAGCTACCTGGCCCAGGGCGCGGTCGCGCTGCGCGGGTTCGACCCGTACACGACCGGCGCGTCCGCGCTGACCCTCCCGCTCGGCGGGAACGTGGCGTCGCTGTGGCAGGACACGCCGTCGCCCTACGGGCCGCTGTTCCTCCTGCTGGCCAAGTCGGTGGTCGCCGTCATCGGCGACAACGTGATCATCGGCGTGGTGCTCATGCGGCTGGCCGTGCTCTGCGGGCTCGTGCTGCTCGTCCGGGCGCTGCCTGGCCTCACGCGGCACCTCGGCGGGCGCGCCTCGGTGGCGCTGTGGCTCACCGCGGCCAACCCGCTGGTGATCGCGGTGGGCATCGGCGGCGCGCACAACGACATCCTGATGGTCGGCCTGATGGCGGTCGGCCTGCTGATGGTGCTGGACGGCAAGCACGTCCGGGGTTTCGCGGTGATCGCCCTGGCGGCGGCCGTGAAGGCCACCGCGGTGCTGCTGATCCCGTTCCTGGTGTGGGTGTGGGTGGCGCGGCTGTCCGGTCCCGCCCGGCAGCGCTTCGTCAAGGCGTGCGCGGTGGGCGGCGCCACGTTCGTCGGCGTGTTCGGCCTGTCCACCCTGGCGGCCGGGGTCGACCTGGGTTGGATCGACGTGCTGCGGTCCCAGACACCGTTGCTGACCTGGATGTCGCTGCCGTGCGCGGTCGCCGAACTCGCGTACCACTCGATCGGGCGGCACTTCGGCGGCGCGGAATACGAGGGCTTCCTCGGGTTCTTCCGGTCGGCCGGGGTCTACGTCCTCGCGGTGGTGCTCGTCCGCCAGTGGTGGATGGCCAGGGCGGGTGGCGTGGAGGCGGTCCGCCGCGCCGCGATCGCCCTGCTCGCCGCCACCGTGCTCGCCCCGTCGGTGCTGCCGTGGTACTTCACCTGGGCGCTGGCGGTCGCCGCCGCGTTCGCGTGGAAGGACCGGTGGCTCGCCGTCGTGGCCGGCGTCTCGGTGTGGATGGTGCTGGTGACCCTGCCCGACGGCACGATCGTCGCGCGCTGGCACTACGGGTCGATGAACCCGGTGCTGTGGTGGTCCTACCTGGCGGTCACCGTGCTGATCGGCGTGTGGGTGGGTATGTCCCTGCTCCAGCGCGTGCCCGGTCAGGCGGTGGCGCCGCCCGCGCCCGAGCCGTCCGTCGCGGCCAAGCCGTCCGTCGCGGACGCCGCCGAGGACGTCGTGGACACCGCGCTGGACCCGACGCTGGACCCCGCCCTGAACGCCGCGCTGGACGCCGTCGAGGAGTCCGAGGTGGCCGGGCGTCGCCAGGACAGGGCCGCCGCGCGCACCGAACCGGGGCCGAAGGGGGACGACGGTGCTTGA
- a CDS encoding mannosyltransferase: MLERRLLPFAPLVLLLSLGRHFWLLGSPEGWGMIDLKVYWTLAPNLLTDQLYSIDMPFTADFPLPFTYPPFAALVFLPLTWLPWLAARVVWQLLSLVCLWWLVRTALRLVATRSGQPWDATWSRRAVLWTGLALWAEPVRKTLDFGQINLVLIAGAFAAIVASRQLVAGLGVGVAAGLKLTPAISSLYFLVTRRFAAAAWSVAGFALTAALGFLASAADSWRYWFDLLGAADRVGPVGSAINQSLRGALSRSFGYDVGTSWPWLLAVAVSAVLTGFALRAGVRAGDTLATVVAVQVFGLLLSPISWSHHWVWVVPLVLWLWYGAARRGALALSLAAAWVLVTGTDLITFLIDRQPSIWEIPRPWPLAALGWCYPLLGLITLAVLPRLLRAGTSRPDAGQASGEASKVGHGAG; encoded by the coding sequence GTGCTTGAGCGCAGGCTGCTCCCGTTCGCGCCGCTGGTCCTGCTGCTGTCGCTCGGCAGGCACTTCTGGCTGCTGGGCAGCCCGGAGGGCTGGGGCATGATCGACCTCAAGGTCTACTGGACCCTGGCGCCGAACCTGCTCACCGACCAGCTCTACTCGATCGACATGCCGTTCACGGCGGACTTCCCGCTGCCGTTCACCTACCCGCCGTTCGCGGCGCTGGTGTTCCTCCCGCTGACGTGGCTGCCGTGGCTGGCCGCCCGCGTCGTGTGGCAGCTGCTGTCCCTGGTGTGCCTGTGGTGGCTGGTCCGGACGGCGTTGAGGCTGGTGGCGACCAGGTCCGGGCAGCCGTGGGACGCCACCTGGTCGCGCCGGGCGGTGCTGTGGACGGGGCTCGCCCTGTGGGCCGAGCCGGTCCGCAAGACCCTCGACTTCGGCCAGATCAACCTCGTCCTGATCGCCGGCGCGTTCGCCGCGATAGTCGCCTCCCGCCAACTGGTGGCCGGGCTCGGCGTCGGCGTCGCGGCCGGCCTGAAGCTGACGCCCGCGATCTCGTCGCTGTACTTCCTGGTCACCCGCAGGTTCGCGGCGGCGGCCTGGTCGGTGGCGGGTTTCGCGCTCACCGCGGCCCTGGGCTTCCTCGCCTCGGCCGCCGACTCGTGGCGCTACTGGTTCGACCTGCTCGGCGCGGCCGACCGGGTCGGCCCGGTGGGTTCCGCGATCAACCAGTCGCTGCGCGGCGCGCTGTCGCGCAGCTTCGGCTACGACGTGGGCACGTCCTGGCCGTGGCTGCTCGCGGTGGCGGTGTCCGCCGTGCTGACCGGGTTCGCGCTGCGCGCGGGGGTGCGGGCCGGTGACACGCTGGCCACGGTGGTGGCCGTGCAGGTGTTCGGCCTGCTGCTCTCGCCGATCTCCTGGAGCCACCACTGGGTGTGGGTGGTGCCCCTGGTGCTGTGGCTCTGGTACGGCGCGGCCCGTCGCGGAGCGCTCGCGCTGTCGCTCGCCGCGGCCTGGGTGCTCGTCACCGGCACGGACCTGATCACGTTCCTGATCGACCGGCAGCCGAGCATCTGGGAGATACCCCGGCCGTGGCCGCTGGCCGCGCTCGGGTGGTGCTACCCGCTGCTCGGGCTGATCACGCTCGCGGTGCTGCCGAGGCTGCTCCGCGCCGGGACGTCGCGGCCGGACGCCGGGCAGGCGTCCGGCGAGGCGTCGAAGGTGGGGCACGGTGCGGGCTGA
- a CDS encoding glycosyltransferase 87 family protein: protein MRAERFSPRASLAAWERRLAALAPWLLVVSALVRAWTIVTGFGNETIDLYVYWALAPHVLTDDLYQVTSPNSPPDFPLPFTYPPFGALVFLPMTLLPWVVAQWTWRLLSALCLYWMVRVALRHVAGEGWTADAALWRRRALLWTALLLWMQPVYHTFEFGQINLVLSAIVLAAMLARSPRLAGAGVGFAAGVKLVPAISGLFYLATGRFAAAGWSVVAFALSVGLGFAVDPEQARHYWFGLLGDADRVGPVATAHNQSLRGALARTFGYDVGTSWPWLLAVAVTAVLAGFALRRAVRSGDALLGVLVVQFLGLLVSPISWDHHWVWVAPLLIWLAHTRGTPWARRWLLVLWCPVVFLDVIAFQLDRQPTIWTISRPGYLSAIGWAYPALALLTLAAIAFVFGGRAVAARGEEPALAPGQGVGSRNGEG, encoded by the coding sequence GTGCGGGCTGAGCGGTTCTCGCCCCGGGCCTCGCTCGCGGCCTGGGAACGGCGGCTGGCGGCCCTCGCGCCGTGGCTGCTGGTGGTCTCCGCGCTGGTCCGCGCCTGGACCATCGTCACGGGCTTCGGCAACGAGACGATCGACCTGTACGTGTACTGGGCGCTGGCCCCGCACGTGCTGACCGACGACCTGTACCAGGTCACCTCGCCGAACTCGCCGCCAGACTTCCCGCTGCCGTTCACCTACCCGCCGTTCGGCGCGCTGGTGTTCCTGCCGATGACCCTGCTGCCGTGGGTCGTGGCGCAGTGGACGTGGCGGCTGCTGTCCGCGTTGTGCCTGTACTGGATGGTGCGGGTCGCCCTGCGCCACGTGGCAGGCGAGGGCTGGACGGCGGACGCGGCGCTGTGGCGGCGTCGCGCGCTGCTGTGGACCGCGCTGCTGCTGTGGATGCAGCCCGTGTACCACACGTTCGAGTTCGGGCAGATCAACCTGGTGCTCTCGGCCATCGTGCTCGCGGCCATGCTGGCGCGCAGCCCGCGGCTCGCGGGCGCGGGCGTCGGCTTCGCGGCGGGCGTGAAGCTCGTGCCGGCGATCTCCGGGCTGTTCTACCTCGCGACCGGCAGGTTCGCCGCGGCCGGGTGGTCGGTGGTGGCGTTCGCGCTCAGCGTCGGCCTCGGCTTCGCGGTGGACCCGGAGCAGGCCCGGCACTACTGGTTCGGCCTGCTGGGCGACGCGGACCGCGTGGGCCCGGTCGCCACGGCGCACAACCAGTCGCTGCGCGGCGCGTTGGCGCGCACCTTCGGCTACGACGTGGGCACGTCGTGGCCGTGGCTGCTCGCGGTCGCGGTGACCGCCGTGCTCGCCGGCTTCGCGCTGCGCCGGGCGGTCCGGTCGGGCGACGCGCTGCTCGGCGTGCTGGTCGTGCAGTTCCTCGGGCTGCTGGTGTCCCCGATCTCGTGGGACCACCACTGGGTGTGGGTGGCCCCGCTGCTGATCTGGCTGGCGCACACCCGCGGCACGCCGTGGGCGCGCCGCTGGCTGCTGGTGCTGTGGTGCCCGGTCGTGTTCCTGGACGTGATCGCGTTCCAGCTGGACCGGCAGCCGACGATCTGGACGATCAGCCGCCCCGGCTACCTGTCCGCCATCGGGTGGGCCTACCCGGCGCTCGCGCTGCTCACCCTGGCGGCGATCGCGTTCGTGTTCGGCGGGCGTGCGGTGGCGGCCCGCGGCGAGGAGCCCGCCCTGGCGCCGGGGCAGGGGGTCGGCTCCCGGAACGGCGAGGGGTGA